In Archangium violaceum, the following are encoded in one genomic region:
- a CDS encoding WD40 repeat domain-containing serine/threonine protein kinase, which produces MSQARPVDEAGVPIDSDRAQDASGIGEAPTLRTSSSSRLEPPPPGHLLPVVDPAHYALEGELAHGGIGRILRARDLRLGRPVAIKQMLSPSPEAESRFMTEAFVTARLQHPAIVPVYEAGRWPDGELFYSMKLVSGRSLADVVSELKTLEERLALLPHVLAVAEAMAYAHSERIIHRDLKPANILVGGFGETVVIDWGLAKDLSRAEHTASTDAVSSAEAAADGAMTRVGTVMGTPAYMPPEQAAGQPVDERADVYALGAILYHLLAGSRPYDGTTSDQVLARVMKGPPPPLASLQDCIPGDLLAIVTKAMARHPADRYATARELAEDLRRFQTGQIVGAYQYSWMELVRRFVRRYRAVVTVTAVALALLAALGTESFRQVRSERDDAQAARRQAQAQSDELLLTQARDTVEEAPNDSLDSLRALSPGFEKWSAARTIAADAQAQGFARVLRGHTQHVNDIAFTADGRYLVSASDDRTLRVWDAEQGREHQVLRGHTDEVWRIGMLPNGQGFISSDKDGVLRQWNPNAGDGKAEVKVFPALPGPVSAITVGCQGRCLLAATQTDDVIHRWDLATGEIRTFHTGVQGIEDLLVSPLGSWVFVRGHRNAVSALGDAETGSFQVLERSRPTVGGFSADGRLFTVDMNGELQAWRPGATEGQLLARNLGFGTALAFVPGTSWVAIGTQEGVIRLLDSATGQMRELHHHEGLVNSLDVTSDGRYLASASADRTAILWELATGEPRVLRGPRQQAHLVQFSPDDRRLAVASYTGQVRVFAMETKLHRVLSAVSAPQASLVLSSDGQRLASLSEQGVLRLLEASSGKPLLEAPGFAPGAVGFSPDGQWLAAGGLGGRLHLYAAATGSARPLPPGHAARVTAVTFSGDGQRLATADEKGEVWLWEPASGKGHRFGTHGAKVWQLAFSPDGGQLASAGEDKEARLWNVTTGEFRSLSGHQDAVRAVAFSPKGELLVTGGMDHLVIFWDVRSGQYRRQETSAGGVLELSYSPLGDVVAGRHQKDGRVMLWDGRTGEPRALPRGHQGDVLDLAFSPDGTRLASASLDKTVRLWDLSTGENRALRGHAGQVEAVAFFPDGKTLASTGQDGSIRLWPDDLPLEPKALRAWLMSFTSDEPPENSWH; this is translated from the coding sequence ATGAGCCAGGCCAGACCCGTTGATGAGGCGGGTGTACCCATCGACTCCGACCGCGCGCAGGACGCCTCCGGCATCGGGGAGGCGCCCACGTTGCGGACGTCCTCTTCCTCGCGCCTGGAGCCACCCCCTCCAGGTCACCTGCTGCCGGTGGTGGACCCCGCGCACTACGCCCTCGAGGGGGAGCTCGCGCACGGCGGCATCGGCCGCATCCTCCGCGCCAGGGATCTGCGGCTCGGCCGGCCCGTGGCCATCAAGCAGATGCTCTCGCCCTCCCCGGAGGCCGAGTCCCGCTTCATGACCGAGGCGTTCGTCACCGCGCGTCTGCAGCACCCCGCCATCGTGCCGGTGTATGAGGCGGGACGCTGGCCGGACGGCGAGCTCTTCTACTCGATGAAGCTCGTCTCCGGCCGCTCGCTGGCGGACGTCGTCTCCGAGCTGAAGACATTGGAGGAGCGGCTGGCCCTGTTGCCCCACGTGTTGGCGGTGGCCGAGGCCATGGCCTACGCGCACTCCGAACGCATCATCCACCGCGACCTCAAGCCGGCCAACATCCTGGTGGGAGGGTTCGGCGAGACGGTGGTCATCGACTGGGGCCTGGCCAAGGATCTCTCGCGCGCGGAGCACACCGCGTCCACGGACGCAGTCAGCTCCGCGGAGGCCGCCGCGGACGGCGCCATGACCCGGGTCGGCACGGTGATGGGAACACCCGCGTACATGCCTCCGGAGCAGGCCGCGGGCCAGCCCGTGGACGAGCGCGCCGACGTGTACGCCCTGGGGGCCATCCTCTATCACCTGCTCGCGGGCTCCCGTCCCTATGACGGGACGACCTCGGATCAGGTGCTGGCTCGGGTGATGAAGGGTCCACCGCCGCCACTGGCCAGCCTCCAGGACTGCATCCCGGGGGATCTGCTGGCCATCGTGACCAAGGCGATGGCGCGCCATCCCGCCGATCGCTACGCCACCGCGCGCGAGCTGGCGGAGGATCTGCGGCGCTTCCAGACGGGTCAGATCGTCGGAGCCTACCAATACTCGTGGATGGAGCTGGTGCGCCGCTTCGTGCGGCGCTACCGGGCCGTGGTGACCGTCACCGCGGTGGCCCTGGCGTTGCTCGCCGCCCTGGGCACGGAGAGCTTCCGCCAGGTCAGGTCCGAGCGCGATGATGCCCAGGCGGCCCGGCGGCAGGCGCAGGCCCAATCCGATGAGCTCCTGCTGACCCAGGCGCGGGACACCGTGGAGGAAGCGCCCAACGACTCGCTCGACTCCCTGCGAGCGCTCTCGCCCGGCTTCGAGAAGTGGTCGGCGGCGCGGACGATCGCCGCGGATGCTCAGGCCCAGGGGTTCGCCAGGGTGCTGCGCGGCCACACCCAGCACGTCAACGACATCGCCTTCACGGCCGACGGCAGATACCTCGTCTCCGCCAGTGACGATCGCACGTTGCGTGTCTGGGACGCCGAGCAGGGCAGGGAACATCAGGTCTTGCGCGGTCACACCGACGAGGTGTGGAGGATCGGGATGCTCCCGAATGGCCAGGGCTTCATCTCCAGCGACAAGGATGGCGTCCTGCGCCAGTGGAACCCCAACGCCGGGGACGGCAAGGCCGAGGTCAAGGTCTTCCCGGCCCTCCCGGGTCCCGTCTCGGCGATCACCGTGGGCTGTCAGGGCCGGTGCCTGCTCGCGGCCACCCAGACGGATGACGTGATCCACCGCTGGGACCTGGCCACGGGCGAGATCCGCACGTTCCACACGGGCGTCCAGGGCATCGAGGACCTGTTGGTCTCGCCGCTCGGCTCCTGGGTGTTCGTGCGAGGCCATCGCAACGCCGTCTCGGCCCTGGGAGACGCGGAGACGGGTTCCTTCCAGGTGTTGGAGCGGTCCCGGCCCACCGTGGGGGGCTTCTCCGCGGACGGCCGCCTCTTCACGGTGGACATGAATGGGGAGCTCCAGGCCTGGAGGCCCGGAGCCACCGAGGGGCAGCTGCTCGCGCGCAACCTCGGCTTCGGTACGGCGCTGGCCTTCGTTCCGGGTACTTCCTGGGTGGCGATCGGTACCCAGGAGGGGGTGATCCGGCTGCTCGACTCCGCCACGGGCCAGATGCGGGAGCTCCACCATCACGAAGGGCTCGTCAACAGCCTGGACGTCACCTCGGACGGCCGCTACCTCGCCTCGGCCAGCGCCGACCGGACAGCGATCCTCTGGGAGCTCGCGACCGGAGAGCCCCGCGTGCTCCGCGGGCCCCGGCAACAAGCCCACCTCGTCCAGTTCTCGCCGGATGACCGGCGGCTGGCCGTCGCCAGCTACACCGGGCAGGTGCGCGTGTTCGCCATGGAGACGAAGCTCCACCGCGTGCTCTCGGCGGTTTCCGCTCCCCAGGCCTCGCTGGTGCTCTCCTCCGACGGCCAGCGGTTGGCCTCGCTGTCCGAGCAGGGCGTCCTACGGCTCCTCGAGGCCTCCTCGGGGAAACCCCTCCTGGAGGCGCCCGGCTTCGCCCCGGGCGCGGTGGGCTTCTCCCCGGATGGCCAGTGGCTGGCCGCGGGTGGACTCGGTGGACGGCTCCACCTGTACGCCGCCGCCACCGGGAGCGCACGGCCCCTTCCTCCTGGACATGCCGCCCGCGTCACGGCGGTCACCTTCTCCGGGGATGGCCAGCGGCTCGCCACGGCGGACGAGAAGGGAGAGGTGTGGCTGTGGGAGCCCGCCTCGGGAAAGGGACACCGCTTCGGAACACACGGCGCGAAGGTGTGGCAGCTCGCGTTCTCACCCGACGGCGGGCAGCTCGCCTCCGCGGGCGAGGACAAGGAGGCGCGGTTGTGGAACGTGACCACGGGCGAGTTCCGGAGCCTGAGCGGTCACCAGGACGCCGTGCGCGCCGTGGCCTTCTCCCCGAAGGGCGAGCTGCTCGTCACGGGCGGAATGGATCACCTCGTGATCTTCTGGGATGTGCGAAGTGGCCAGTACCGTCGCCAGGAGACGAGCGCTGGAGGTGTCCTGGAGCTGAGCTACTCGCCCCTGGGCGATGTGGTGGCCGGCCGTCACCAGAAGGATGGACGCGTGATGCTCTGGGACGGGCGGACGGGGGAGCCGCGTGCCTTGCCCCGAGGACACCAGGGCGATGTCCTGGACCTCGCCTTCTCGCCGGATGGAACGCGCCTGGCCTCGGCGAGTCTGGACAAGACCGTGCGGCTGTGGGACCTGTCCACCGGGGAGAACCGCGCGCTGCGAGGCCACGCCGGGCAGGTGGAGGCGGTGGCCTTCTTCCCGGACGGCAAGACCCTGGCCTCCACTGGCCAGGACGGCAGCATCCGGCTCTGGCCGGACGACCTGCCCCTGGAGCCGAAGGCCCTGCGCGCCTGGCTGATGTCCTTCACGAGCGACGAGCCGCCGGAGAACTCCTGGCATTGA
- a CDS encoding FHA domain-containing protein, producing MPDENEKTRVAGLSDMNLRPRPLGAREAFIAAHDRLRELASIAPCPAVLVAAVDERARVVEAVLVESGDSLIIGRHTGCGLRLKSGSVSLRQLVVHARSESPGAAPVTRLWDLNTQHPFRTEDGQPSAAVIAQGMLYAAVEQYALLFVPTRGPSEAPWPARAEEAWGALPQRQFIDRRTPSATRFRHSQRLRLDGQPYQTQITRVGPLMMLGDHEGPEAAWGELRLDGKKKVESHRISLDRLEQGVLLGRYERCGIPLEDLQDVSRVHLLLVQIGEELLAIDTASTNGTWDGQTQIETTTLDDLDSLKLGDVLHIHWHRLHA from the coding sequence ATGCCGGATGAAAACGAGAAGACACGTGTCGCGGGGTTGAGCGACATGAACCTTCGCCCGCGCCCACTCGGGGCGCGGGAGGCATTCATCGCCGCCCATGACCGGCTGAGGGAACTGGCCAGCATCGCCCCATGTCCGGCGGTGCTGGTGGCGGCGGTGGACGAGCGCGCACGCGTGGTGGAGGCGGTGCTCGTCGAATCCGGAGACTCGCTCATCATCGGCCGGCACACCGGCTGCGGACTCCGGCTCAAGTCCGGCAGCGTCTCGTTGCGGCAGCTGGTGGTGCACGCACGGTCCGAGTCACCTGGCGCCGCACCGGTCACGCGGCTCTGGGACCTCAACACCCAGCACCCCTTCCGCACCGAGGACGGGCAGCCCAGCGCGGCGGTGATCGCCCAGGGGATGCTCTACGCGGCGGTGGAGCAGTACGCGCTCCTCTTCGTCCCCACGCGCGGGCCCTCGGAAGCGCCCTGGCCGGCTCGCGCCGAGGAGGCCTGGGGTGCCCTCCCTCAGCGCCAGTTCATCGACCGGCGCACCCCGAGCGCCACCCGTTTCCGGCACTCCCAGCGCCTGAGGCTGGACGGCCAGCCGTACCAGACGCAGATCACCCGGGTGGGCCCGCTGATGATGCTGGGCGACCACGAGGGGCCCGAGGCCGCCTGGGGCGAGCTGCGACTGGACGGGAAGAAGAAGGTGGAGAGTCACCGCATCTCGCTCGACCGCCTGGAGCAGGGCGTGCTGCTGGGCCGCTACGAGCGCTGCGGAATCCCGCTGGAGGATCTCCAGGATGTCTCGCGCGTGCACCTGCTCCTGGTCCAGATCGGAGAGGAGCTGCTGGCGATCGACACCGCCAGCACCAACGGCACCTGGGACGGCCAGACGCAGATCGAGACCACCACCCTGGACGATCTGGATTCGCTCAAGCTGGGGGATGTCCTTCACATCCACTGGCACCGCCTGCACGCGTAG
- a CDS encoding FG-GAP-like repeat-containing protein: MNIGKYLQGLVLIALGSSCGPGELDGPQQLELANHESAVTATVDHRPFTVMTYNVRQVNADDTGAYTWTRRSPNVIKLISARNPDIFGVQEASATVIQNDLINAFQASYDYYKPPNGSPKMIFYRRSRFQLAAGTDVQGYFSIPNPYSASDACYPNASGRTASWIKLDDKLSGRQYFLVNSHPAHSGACGLAREKNAEQIRTVITEKALGRSVVVFGDFNSDPQHPSWAGDTSISILESEGSPALFRSARHTGETTDDTATFNSSWKSPSTSYTRLDYILVSGGDMTTSDPLIDRSTYDGITPSDHFAVMATIRPAVFQTGSTVDTHGSGSSASTRLYFADVTGDGCADKLAWNPTLLGGATQVFRSNCNGTFGTGVVNDNGESASTKTTFYFADVNGDRCADKIYWNPTYDTGHTRIYLSNCDGTFRWSNSNDNGGSESSATTFYFADLTGDQCADKIYWNPTYDSGRARIYLSNCDGTFRWSNTNTDTGSSQNSDAHFYFADVTGDGRADKILWDPAAESGRTRIYASNGNGTFTALSTHTGGSSGVPETRLYFTDVNGDGHADKLFWRPNYREGRIQVYLGSATGFAGAPLMDNTGWSQSSNTEYLFADLDGSGAADKVYWNPGANDGGSRAYLSRY; this comes from the coding sequence ATGAACATCGGCAAGTATCTCCAGGGCCTGGTCCTGATCGCCCTGGGATCCAGCTGTGGACCCGGGGAGCTCGACGGCCCCCAGCAGCTCGAGCTCGCGAACCACGAGTCGGCCGTGACCGCGACCGTGGACCACCGGCCCTTCACCGTGATGACCTACAACGTCCGGCAGGTGAACGCGGACGACACGGGCGCCTACACCTGGACGCGGCGGAGCCCCAACGTCATCAAGCTCATCTCCGCGAGGAACCCGGACATCTTCGGTGTGCAGGAGGCCTCGGCCACGGTCATCCAGAACGACCTGATCAATGCCTTCCAGGCGTCCTACGACTACTACAAGCCGCCGAACGGCAGCCCGAAGATGATCTTCTATCGCCGGAGCCGGTTCCAGCTGGCCGCCGGCACCGACGTGCAGGGCTACTTCAGCATCCCCAATCCGTACTCGGCATCCGACGCGTGCTACCCGAACGCCTCCGGGCGGACCGCGTCGTGGATCAAGCTGGATGACAAGCTCTCGGGCCGCCAGTACTTCCTGGTCAACTCGCACCCGGCCCATTCCGGGGCGTGCGGCCTGGCACGTGAGAAGAACGCCGAGCAGATTCGCACCGTCATCACCGAGAAGGCCCTGGGTCGCTCCGTCGTCGTGTTCGGTGATTTCAACTCCGACCCGCAGCACCCGAGCTGGGCGGGTGACACCTCCATCTCCATCCTGGAGTCGGAGGGCTCTCCCGCGCTGTTCCGCTCGGCGCGTCATACCGGTGAGACGACCGACGACACCGCGACCTTCAACAGCTCCTGGAAGAGCCCGAGCACGAGCTACACACGACTCGACTACATCCTGGTGAGCGGCGGGGACATGACCACGTCGGACCCGTTGATCGACAGGAGCACGTACGACGGCATCACGCCGTCGGATCACTTCGCCGTGATGGCGACCATCCGGCCCGCGGTGTTCCAGACGGGCTCGACGGTGGATACGCACGGCAGCGGGAGCTCGGCGAGCACGCGGCTCTACTTCGCGGACGTGACGGGTGACGGCTGCGCGGACAAGCTGGCCTGGAACCCCACGCTGCTCGGCGGAGCGACCCAGGTCTTCCGCTCCAACTGCAACGGCACCTTCGGTACCGGAGTCGTGAACGACAACGGAGAGAGCGCGTCCACCAAGACCACGTTCTACTTCGCGGATGTGAATGGGGACAGGTGCGCGGACAAGATCTACTGGAACCCGACCTACGATACGGGCCATACGCGGATCTACCTGTCGAACTGTGACGGCACCTTCCGCTGGTCGAATTCGAACGACAACGGAGGCAGCGAATCCAGTGCGACCACCTTCTACTTCGCGGATCTGACCGGGGACCAATGCGCGGACAAGATCTACTGGAACCCGACCTACGACTCGGGGCGGGCGCGGATCTACCTGTCGAACTGTGACGGCACCTTCCGCTGGTCGAACACGAACACCGACACGGGAAGCAGCCAGAACAGCGACGCGCACTTCTACTTCGCGGACGTCACCGGCGATGGCCGTGCCGACAAGATCCTCTGGGATCCCGCGGCGGAGTCCGGGCGCACCCGCATCTACGCCTCGAACGGCAACGGCACGTTCACCGCGTTGAGCACGCACACGGGAGGCTCGAGCGGCGTGCCCGAGACGCGCCTCTACTTCACCGACGTCAATGGCGACGGCCACGCCGACAAGCTCTTCTGGCGCCCCAACTATCGCGAGGGCCGCATCCAGGTCTACCTCGGCTCGGCCACGGGCTTCGCGGGCGCCCCCCTCATGGACAACACGGGCTGGAGCCAGTCCTCCAACACCGAGTACCTCTTCGCCGACCTCGACGGGAGCGGTGCGGCGGACAAGGTCTACTGGAACCCCGGCGCGAACGACGGCGGCTCCCGCGCCTACCTCTCCCGATATTGA
- a CDS encoding FG-GAP-like repeat-containing protein has protein sequence MKSTAMSWTMEVARCALALASGVGLALAPASASAAAPTLRVMPLGDSITWGVGSATTSSYRRPLANLLAGQSRYAVSFVGSQASGSLPDFSNEGHSGYTIDQIRAGIDGWMAGARPDVVLLHIGINDLNRGVDIPNAPNRLTALVEQIFANKPGVTVLVLGLIPTTPGLEAQVSTFNSRVRALESSQQQAGHKLRYVEPPALTAAELPDRLHPNDAGYQRMAQAFHGPLDQAFTDGWAVGAPALGAGTEAGTGKVRWADFDGDGRMDYLTVASSGAVSAFLNRGGDGRGGWAILGQVATGVTTDGSRVRFADFDGDGKADYLLIGTNGAVQVYLNRGGDGRGGWLGLGQIATGVTTDASRVRFADYDGDGKTDYLVIGTNGAVQAYLNRGGDGRGGWLGLGQIATGVTTDASRVRFADLDGDSRADYSVIGTDGSVQTYLNRGGDGRGGWLVLGQVATGLTTQAAQVSFADFTGDGNADYILADPSTNAATVYSWAGGDGHGGWINQGRVASGVSVP, from the coding sequence ATGAAGTCGACCGCCATGAGTTGGACAATGGAGGTGGCCCGCTGCGCCCTCGCGCTTGCCAGCGGAGTTGGACTGGCGCTGGCGCCCGCGAGCGCCTCCGCGGCGGCGCCCACCCTGAGAGTGATGCCGCTCGGCGATTCCATCACCTGGGGAGTGGGCAGCGCGACCACGTCGTCGTACCGGAGGCCGCTGGCGAACCTGCTGGCCGGCCAGTCCCGGTACGCCGTGAGCTTCGTCGGCTCTCAAGCATCCGGCAGCCTTCCCGATTTCTCCAATGAAGGGCACAGCGGCTACACGATCGACCAGATCCGCGCCGGCATCGACGGCTGGATGGCCGGGGCACGGCCGGACGTCGTCCTGCTGCATATCGGCATCAATGATCTCAACCGCGGTGTCGACATCCCCAACGCGCCCAACCGGCTGACGGCCCTGGTCGAGCAGATCTTCGCGAACAAGCCCGGTGTCACCGTCCTCGTGCTGGGACTGATTCCGACCACGCCGGGCCTGGAAGCGCAGGTCAGCACGTTCAACAGCCGGGTCCGCGCCCTGGAGAGCAGCCAGCAGCAGGCGGGCCACAAGCTCCGCTATGTCGAACCGCCCGCGCTCACCGCCGCCGAGCTTCCCGACCGCCTCCACCCCAACGACGCGGGCTACCAGCGCATGGCCCAGGCCTTCCACGGGCCGCTGGACCAGGCGTTCACCGACGGCTGGGCGGTGGGCGCGCCGGCACTGGGCGCGGGCACCGAGGCCGGCACGGGCAAGGTGCGATGGGCGGACTTCGACGGCGACGGCCGGATGGACTACCTCACCGTCGCCAGCAGTGGCGCGGTGTCCGCCTTCCTCAATCGCGGAGGCGACGGACGTGGCGGTTGGGCCATTCTCGGCCAGGTCGCCACCGGCGTCACCACGGACGGCAGCCGGGTCCGGTTCGCCGACTTCGACGGCGACGGCAAGGCCGACTACCTCCTCATCGGCACGAACGGCGCGGTCCAGGTCTACCTGAATCGCGGCGGCGACGGACGCGGCGGCTGGCTCGGCCTCGGCCAGATCGCCACCGGCGTCACCACCGATGCCAGCCGCGTCCGGTTCGCCGACTACGATGGCGACGGCAAGACCGACTACCTCGTCATCGGTACGAACGGCGCGGTCCAGGCCTACCTGAATCGCGGCGGCGACGGACGCGGTGGCTGGCTCGGCCTCGGCCAGATCGCCACCGGCGTCACCACCGATGCCAGCCGCGTCCGGTTCGCCGACCTCGACGGCGACAGCCGGGCCGACTACAGCGTGATCGGCACCGATGGCTCCGTCCAGACCTACCTGAATCGCGGCGGCGACGGGCGCGGAGGCTGGCTCGTCCTCGGTCAGGTCGCCACTGGCCTGACCACCCAGGCCGCCCAGGTCTCGTTCGCGGACTTCACTGGCGACGGTA